The following are from one region of the Sandaracinus amylolyticus genome:
- a CDS encoding NAD(P)/FAD-dependent oxidoreductase — MFDVVICGGGLAGLTLARQLRREVPRAKVAVVERQRRPLPDAAHKVGESSVELSSHYFGVVLGLGDYLRKNHLIKNGLRFFPGGGRTHRLEERTEIGPPQMPKVPSFQLDRGRLENDLRAMVEADGVTLLEGFSVRDIRFGSSPEQQPHEVVVSEGSQGEHQTLRARWVVDAAGRAALIRKKLDLTRPSGHLANSSWYRVKGKLDVGDYVPESERGWHARDSEHIRWLSTVHFMGTGYWLWLIPLSTGHTSVGVVVHDEVHPFDTIRTLEKTKQWIAHHEPRIWEQIGHHEAEDFLCLRHYSHGSVQVYSTDRWSCVGEAGPFADPFYSPGSDFIALGNCFTTELIRMDLADDASWKARAEEYDGFYLRFFDVACETYRKAAPCYGQPRAMAAKIYWDDFNYWSFVCQYFFKELWKLPPAEHARFVEIAKGFATLSFRAQKLVSEWAKRAHDEPRPVHVTLPPIPSLLANLHLDLEKAMTPDETHAYMTEKLALAEELLHEMVLRALVSLGPTKGVEVAREVDLASWGSRVSDARLDAEEAEGGARRRALSLVARDFERCVGRADKHPEVSSVRGLVAHVYASITEAAE, encoded by the coding sequence ATGTTCGATGTGGTGATCTGCGGCGGAGGCCTCGCGGGCCTCACGCTCGCGCGGCAGCTACGCCGCGAGGTGCCGCGCGCGAAGGTCGCGGTGGTGGAGCGCCAGCGTCGTCCGCTGCCCGACGCCGCGCACAAGGTCGGCGAGTCGAGCGTCGAGCTCTCGTCGCACTACTTCGGGGTCGTGCTCGGCCTCGGCGACTACCTGCGCAAGAACCACCTGATCAAGAACGGGCTGCGGTTCTTCCCGGGAGGCGGCCGCACCCATCGCCTCGAGGAGCGCACCGAGATCGGCCCGCCGCAGATGCCGAAGGTGCCCTCGTTCCAGCTCGATCGCGGGCGCCTCGAGAACGATCTGCGCGCGATGGTCGAGGCCGACGGGGTGACGTTGCTCGAGGGCTTCTCGGTGCGCGACATCCGCTTCGGCTCCTCTCCCGAGCAACAGCCTCACGAGGTCGTCGTCAGCGAGGGCTCGCAGGGCGAGCACCAGACGTTGCGCGCGCGCTGGGTCGTCGATGCCGCGGGGCGCGCCGCGCTCATCCGCAAGAAGCTCGATCTCACGCGCCCGAGCGGGCACCTCGCGAACAGCTCGTGGTACCGCGTGAAGGGCAAGCTCGACGTCGGCGACTACGTGCCCGAGAGCGAGCGCGGATGGCACGCACGCGACTCCGAGCACATCCGCTGGCTCTCGACGGTGCACTTCATGGGCACCGGGTACTGGCTCTGGCTCATCCCGCTCTCGACCGGGCACACCAGCGTCGGCGTCGTGGTCCACGACGAGGTGCATCCCTTCGACACGATCCGCACGCTCGAGAAGACGAAGCAGTGGATCGCGCACCACGAGCCGCGCATCTGGGAGCAGATCGGGCACCACGAGGCCGAGGACTTCCTCTGCTTGCGCCACTACTCGCACGGCAGCGTGCAGGTGTACTCGACGGATCGCTGGTCGTGTGTGGGCGAGGCCGGGCCCTTCGCAGATCCGTTCTACTCGCCGGGCTCCGACTTCATCGCGCTCGGCAACTGCTTCACGACCGAGCTGATCCGCATGGACCTCGCGGATGACGCGTCGTGGAAGGCGCGCGCCGAGGAGTACGACGGGTTCTACCTGCGCTTCTTCGACGTCGCGTGCGAGACCTATCGCAAGGCCGCGCCCTGCTACGGCCAGCCGCGCGCGATGGCGGCGAAGATCTACTGGGACGACTTCAACTACTGGTCGTTCGTCTGCCAGTACTTCTTCAAGGAGCTCTGGAAGCTCCCGCCCGCCGAGCACGCGCGCTTCGTGGAGATCGCGAAGGGCTTCGCGACGCTGAGCTTCCGCGCGCAGAAGCTGGTCTCGGAGTGGGCGAAGCGCGCGCACGACGAGCCGCGCCCGGTGCACGTGACGCTGCCTCCGATTCCGTCGCTGCTCGCGAACCTGCACCTCGATCTCGAGAAGGCGATGACGCCCGACGAGACGCACGCGTACATGACCGAGAAGCTCGCGCTCGCGGAGGAGCTGCTGCACGAGATGGTGCTGCGCGCGCTCGTCTCGCTGGGGCCGACGAAGGGCGTCGAGGTCGCGCGCGAGGTCGATCTCGCGAGCTGGGGATCGCGGGTGTCGGATGCGCGGCTCGACGCGGAGGAGGCCGAGGGTGGCGCGCGCCGTCGCGCGCTCTCGCTCGTCGCGCGTGACTTCGAGCGCTGCGTCGGTCGCGCCGACAAGCACCCCGAGGTGAGCTCGGTGCGCGGCCTCGTCGCTCACGTGTACGCGTCGATCACGGAGGCCGCCGAGTGA
- a CDS encoding 2TM domain-containing protein: MSDEREAPRYTREEVEEILRRAAERTHDRGDALRHDELVAAAREAGIDVSAVESAAGELAERREDRLAVEAWKAARRRRFASHLLTWLVVNAGLFLLDVLGGPGWWFFYPLLGWGIAVALQGVGALREPTPAQIERVTRKERRRREAERKREVRRMEREARRHRDRDDRDRRKRIEKEFERAVESGVSALLQAATKHLDKATRRDEGPLPDTEFNRYVTRKKGGPTGARVGDVGGDGDGRGPRVRVDHDEDFDDEDERDERRGTSRKLRR; encoded by the coding sequence ATGTCCGACGAGCGCGAGGCGCCTCGCTACACGCGCGAGGAGGTCGAAGAGATCCTGCGGCGCGCCGCCGAGCGCACGCACGATCGCGGGGACGCGCTGCGGCACGACGAGCTCGTCGCGGCCGCGCGCGAGGCCGGCATCGACGTGTCGGCGGTCGAGAGCGCGGCGGGCGAGCTCGCGGAGCGCCGCGAGGATCGGCTCGCGGTCGAGGCCTGGAAGGCGGCGCGGCGGCGTCGCTTCGCGTCGCACTTGCTCACGTGGCTCGTCGTCAACGCGGGGCTCTTCCTGCTCGACGTGCTCGGAGGGCCCGGGTGGTGGTTCTTCTATCCGCTGCTCGGATGGGGCATCGCAGTGGCGCTGCAGGGGGTGGGCGCGCTCCGCGAGCCGACACCCGCGCAGATCGAGCGTGTGACGCGCAAGGAGCGACGGCGCCGCGAGGCCGAGCGCAAGCGCGAGGTGCGGCGGATGGAGCGCGAGGCGCGACGTCACCGCGATCGCGACGATCGTGATCGCCGCAAGCGCATCGAGAAGGAGTTCGAGCGCGCGGTCGAGAGCGGCGTGAGCGCGCTGCTGCAGGCCGCGACGAAGCACCTCGACAAGGCGACGCGGCGCGACGAAGGCCCGCTGCCCGACACCGAGTTCAACCGCTACGTGACACGCAAGAAGGGCGGTCCGACCGGCGCGCGCGTGGGCGACGTCGGCGGCGATGGAGACGGGCGCGGTCCGCGCGTGCGCGTCGATCACGACGAGGACTTCGACGACGAGGACGAGCGCGACGAGCGACGAGGCACGTCGCGCAAGCTCCGTCGCTGA
- the fabG gene encoding 3-oxoacyl-ACP reductase FabG, with amino-acid sequence MKDRSPKEKPRALVTGASRGIGAAIAVSLARAGYPVIVQYRSNDDAAHAVKESIEKEGGRAELSRFDVADAESASASMAKLLEGGPIGVLVNNAGVTADAPFPAMNLSQWQTVTRTTLDGFYNVTQPLVMPMVRARWGRIVNIASVSGVIGNRGQVNYSAAKAGLIGATKALAQEMAKRNVTVNAVAPGPVETDMFQGALAQGTPLDEVLKHIPMRRIGKPEDVAAIVAFLCSDAAGYITGQVIGVNGGMC; translated from the coding sequence ATGAAGGACCGCAGCCCGAAGGAGAAGCCCAGGGCGCTCGTGACCGGCGCGAGCCGCGGCATCGGCGCGGCGATCGCGGTGTCGCTCGCGCGCGCGGGGTACCCGGTGATCGTGCAGTACCGATCGAACGACGACGCCGCGCACGCGGTGAAGGAATCGATCGAGAAGGAGGGCGGGCGCGCCGAGCTCTCGCGCTTCGACGTCGCGGACGCGGAGAGCGCGAGCGCGTCGATGGCGAAGCTGCTCGAGGGCGGGCCCATCGGCGTGCTCGTGAACAACGCGGGCGTCACCGCGGACGCGCCGTTCCCCGCGATGAATCTCTCGCAGTGGCAGACGGTCACGCGCACCACGCTCGACGGTTTCTACAACGTGACGCAGCCGCTCGTGATGCCGATGGTGCGCGCGCGCTGGGGCCGCATCGTGAACATCGCGAGCGTGTCGGGCGTGATCGGCAACCGCGGTCAGGTGAACTACTCGGCCGCGAAGGCGGGCCTGATCGGCGCGACCAAGGCGCTCGCGCAGGAGATGGCGAAGCGCAACGTCACCGTGAACGCGGTCGCGCCCGGCCCGGTCGAGACCGACATGTTCCAGGGCGCGCTCGCGCAGGGCACGCCGCTCGACGAGGTGCTCAAGCACATCCCGATGCGGCGGATCGGCAAGCCCGAGGACGTCGCCGCGATCGTGGCGTTCCTGTGCAGCGATGCGGCGGGGTACATCACCGGGCAGGTCATCGGAGTGAACGGCGGGATGTGCTGA
- a CDS encoding Kelch repeat-containing protein, with amino-acid sequence MVTRSYRSQPRRAAIALLAVLAAACEGERVVERSIVLRLPDATSCAPASSLASLRVRVLGDGPGEPSSIVSLAPDAPIRALPALPYPTRVVLAIAEAPGWRGVGWRALGAAGDEIALLPPGLSCPIGDPDARAPEGAQLAVLEDGTSLVAGGLDGERATGRIALLPPGAQVGETTPARLGFSTAFGTATAIDASRVVIAGGAISADAPAYDQFEILDPRVDAARVIEPLSRPRRDHAAVRLRDGRVVLIGGRATSDGEGIDGIEVIDPQRAESVVLGARLAVPRLAPWIGLAEDGRVWIAGGAMRGEDAGVIERLDVERDVIERFDVALAAPLALTAVRERLVWVTPDGAHLIALHGDAPVASRALDAMPLEIARAVGTAGRALVVGSEGETRAAYLLDPGTGRVSSRPASRVPSALVAMIDESVIELAATGASLRREDGPTPFDEPPATLLFASDETWWVSDPVGDTRWSAPRFEVRGGALVALDAGARIDLRVLRGSRWDVGLTARGRIDVRVIGDEGSIAIAIDDTEIAIDGCRAPRDGDAAINIAPGVITLGERSCSVDDLGEVSLAFVAREAGAELVSLRLTRR; translated from the coding sequence ATGGTGACGCGATCATACCGGAGCCAGCCGCGTCGAGCTGCGATCGCGCTCCTCGCCGTGCTCGCGGCCGCGTGCGAGGGCGAGCGCGTGGTCGAGCGCTCGATCGTGCTGCGACTGCCCGACGCGACGAGCTGCGCGCCTGCGTCGTCGCTCGCGTCGCTCCGGGTTCGCGTGCTCGGCGACGGCCCGGGGGAGCCCTCGTCGATCGTGTCGCTCGCGCCCGACGCGCCGATCCGTGCGTTGCCCGCGCTGCCGTACCCGACGCGCGTGGTGCTCGCGATCGCCGAGGCGCCCGGATGGCGCGGTGTGGGGTGGCGCGCGCTGGGCGCGGCGGGCGACGAGATCGCGCTCTTGCCACCGGGGCTCTCGTGCCCGATCGGCGATCCCGATGCGCGTGCCCCCGAGGGCGCGCAGCTCGCGGTGCTCGAGGACGGGACGTCGCTCGTCGCCGGAGGGCTGGACGGCGAGCGCGCGACCGGTCGGATCGCGCTCCTGCCGCCCGGCGCGCAGGTCGGTGAGACCACGCCGGCGCGCCTCGGGTTCTCCACCGCGTTCGGGACCGCGACCGCGATCGACGCATCGCGCGTGGTGATCGCGGGCGGTGCGATCTCGGCGGACGCGCCGGCGTACGATCAATTCGAGATCCTCGATCCGCGGGTGGACGCGGCGCGCGTGATCGAGCCGCTCTCGAGACCTCGTCGTGATCATGCGGCGGTGCGCCTGCGCGACGGCCGGGTGGTGCTGATCGGCGGGCGCGCGACGAGCGACGGAGAGGGCATCGACGGCATCGAGGTGATCGATCCGCAGCGCGCGGAGAGCGTCGTGCTGGGCGCGCGGCTCGCGGTGCCGCGCCTCGCGCCGTGGATCGGGCTCGCCGAGGACGGCCGCGTGTGGATCGCGGGCGGTGCGATGCGTGGCGAGGACGCGGGCGTGATCGAGCGGCTCGACGTCGAGCGCGACGTGATCGAGCGCTTCGACGTCGCGCTCGCAGCGCCGCTCGCGCTGACCGCGGTGCGCGAGCGCTTGGTGTGGGTCACGCCCGACGGCGCGCACCTGATCGCGCTGCACGGGGACGCACCGGTCGCGTCGCGCGCGCTCGATGCGATGCCGCTCGAGATCGCGCGCGCGGTGGGCACCGCGGGACGGGCGCTCGTGGTCGGCAGCGAGGGCGAGACGCGCGCGGCGTACCTGCTCGATCCCGGCACCGGTCGCGTGTCGTCGCGCCCGGCGTCGCGCGTTCCCTCGGCGCTGGTCGCGATGATCGACGAGAGCGTGATCGAGCTCGCCGCGACCGGCGCGTCGCTGCGCCGCGAGGACGGGCCCACGCCCTTCGACGAGCCGCCCGCGACGCTGCTCTTCGCGTCCGACGAGACGTGGTGGGTGAGCGATCCGGTGGGCGATACGCGGTGGAGCGCGCCGCGCTTCGAGGTCCGCGGCGGCGCGCTGGTCGCGCTCGATGCGGGCGCGCGCATCGATCTCCGGGTGCTGCGTGGGAGCCGCTGGGACGTGGGGCTCACGGCGCGCGGCAGGATCGACGTACGGGTGATCGGCGACGAGGGATCGATCGCGATCGCGATCGACGACACCGAGATCGCGATCGATGGATGCCGCGCGCCGCGAGACGGCGATGCCGCGATCAACATCGCGCCCGGCGTGATCACGCTCGGCGAGCGGTCGTGCTCGGTCGACGATCTCGGCGAGGTCTCGCTCGCGTTCGTCGCGCGCGAGGCGGGCGCGGAGCTGGTGAGCCTGCGCCTGACGCGTCGTTGA
- a CDS encoding serine/threonine-protein kinase, with translation MIASEPASGPEPFGKYLLDREIARGGMARVHLARLRGLGGFEKRLVVKQILPHLALDPRFVSMFVEEAKTLVQMSHPHVVPVYELGVVDGVYFLAMEYVEGATLADVLEEGPIDPAQVAHVGAQIADALSYAHERFSVVHRDVTPRNVMVDAAGHCRLLDFGIAAPAEDDAEGALFGTPGYLAPEQARGETIGPATDLFALGAVLHHALLGEPPVDPHDVDALRARRDPIPSVAARGVDPELAAIVDRALALDPKERPPSAAALARALRGWLAAKSPEGVAHELGARAERARGRRERRRASERPPAPTTGTSTARREPTGKVRTLAQSRALEEIIAGTVPLARASTPQALEPATKPIDRPRPPPEPEPIERTDRVRVAAPSRPRSWVGPVVVGGLAVAGALVLALAAGTPPEPDPERPLVVEARQPEPIAPPPRDPEPIAAPIAEPTPPEAQPTTTPITATTDDTTRARGASIAVSSRDWAEISVDGRRLGTTPIRRASLSPGAHTIVAENAPLGLRASASFRAEPGERLRAVVDFRATPPRISVDAQ, from the coding sequence GTGATCGCGTCCGAACCGGCGTCGGGCCCCGAGCCCTTCGGCAAGTACCTGCTCGATCGCGAGATCGCCCGCGGCGGGATGGCGCGCGTCCATCTCGCGCGGCTGCGCGGGCTCGGCGGGTTCGAGAAGCGCCTCGTGGTGAAGCAGATCCTGCCGCACCTCGCGCTCGATCCGCGCTTCGTCTCGATGTTCGTCGAAGAGGCGAAGACGCTGGTGCAGATGAGCCACCCGCACGTCGTGCCGGTGTACGAGCTGGGCGTCGTCGACGGCGTGTACTTCCTCGCGATGGAGTACGTCGAGGGCGCGACGCTCGCCGACGTGCTCGAGGAGGGCCCGATCGATCCCGCGCAGGTCGCGCACGTGGGCGCGCAGATCGCGGACGCGCTCTCCTACGCGCACGAGCGCTTCTCGGTGGTGCACCGCGACGTGACGCCGCGGAACGTCATGGTCGACGCGGCCGGGCACTGTCGACTGCTCGACTTCGGCATCGCCGCGCCCGCGGAGGACGACGCCGAGGGCGCGCTCTTCGGCACGCCGGGCTATCTCGCGCCGGAGCAGGCGCGCGGCGAGACGATCGGTCCCGCGACCGATCTCTTCGCGCTCGGCGCGGTGCTGCACCACGCGCTGCTCGGCGAGCCGCCGGTCGATCCCCACGACGTCGATGCGCTGCGTGCGCGGCGCGATCCCATCCCGAGCGTCGCAGCGCGCGGCGTCGATCCCGAGCTCGCCGCGATCGTCGATCGCGCGCTCGCGCTCGATCCGAAGGAGCGTCCGCCCTCGGCTGCAGCGCTCGCACGCGCGCTGCGCGGATGGCTCGCAGCGAAGAGCCCGGAGGGGGTCGCCCACGAGCTCGGTGCACGCGCGGAGCGAGCACGGGGGCGCCGCGAGCGACGTCGCGCCTCGGAGCGCCCACCGGCGCCGACCACCGGGACCAGCACCGCGCGGCGCGAGCCGACCGGCAAGGTGCGCACGCTCGCGCAGAGCCGGGCGCTCGAGGAGATCATCGCGGGCACGGTGCCGCTCGCACGCGCGAGCACGCCCCAGGCCCTCGAGCCCGCGACGAAGCCGATCGATCGACCGCGCCCTCCCCCGGAGCCCGAGCCGATCGAGCGCACCGATCGCGTGCGCGTGGCAGCGCCGTCACGGCCGCGGAGCTGGGTGGGGCCGGTCGTCGTCGGAGGGCTCGCGGTCGCAGGCGCGCTCGTGCTCGCGCTCGCCGCGGGCACGCCGCCCGAGCCCGACCCCGAGCGCCCGCTCGTCGTCGAAGCGCGCCAGCCCGAGCCCATCGCGCCGCCGCCGCGCGATCCCGAGCCCATCGCGGCGCCGATCGCCGAGCCCACGCCCCCCGAGGCCCAGCCCACGACGACGCCGATCACCGCGACGACCGACGACACCACGCGCGCACGAGGCGCATCGATCGCCGTCTCGTCGCGCGACTGGGCCGAGATCAGCGTCGATGGTCGCCGCCTCGGCACCACGCCGATCCGCCGCGCGTCGCTCTCGCCGGGCGCCCACACGATCGTCGCCGAGAACGCGCCGCTCGGCCTTCGCGCCAGCGCCTCGTTCCGCGCCGAGCCCGGTGAGCGACTGCGCGCCGTCGTCGACTTCCGCGCGACCCCGCCGCGGATCTCCGTCGACGCGCAGTGA
- a CDS encoding DUF4013 domain-containing protein: MDYLRGLRRLREDPDWLSKIGVGSLLLLSASIIPFLGQIVLAGWGAVMVRRAVSGTETPMPRLDLDFDYLGKLLSTGFKAFLAMMIWGLPAGILIGTGVACLYAGAIATMIGGAAAGGDGGMGGLGALCAFGVGFPLLIAVSIVLQLPAQMAGIRAELADDLNAGLQFREVLDMTKLVMRELVIGSLVLAFVQWLMMVGSMLLCGLPLIPCMVAMVVARAHFAAQLYQKYVERGGAPLQVAHPPSDGPVAPAPSTF; the protein is encoded by the coding sequence ATGGACTACCTCCGCGGCCTCCGCCGACTCCGTGAAGATCCCGACTGGCTCTCGAAGATCGGCGTCGGCTCGCTGCTGCTGCTGAGCGCGTCGATCATTCCGTTCCTCGGGCAGATCGTGCTCGCGGGGTGGGGCGCGGTGATGGTGCGGCGCGCGGTGTCGGGCACCGAGACGCCGATGCCGCGCCTCGATCTCGACTTCGACTACCTCGGCAAGCTGCTCTCGACCGGGTTCAAGGCGTTCCTGGCGATGATGATCTGGGGGCTGCCCGCCGGGATCCTGATCGGGACCGGCGTGGCGTGCCTCTACGCGGGCGCGATCGCGACGATGATCGGCGGCGCGGCGGCGGGCGGTGACGGCGGGATGGGCGGCCTCGGCGCGCTCTGCGCGTTCGGCGTGGGCTTCCCGCTGCTGATCGCGGTGTCGATCGTCCTGCAGCTCCCTGCGCAGATGGCCGGCATCCGCGCCGAGCTCGCCGACGACCTGAACGCGGGGCTCCAGTTCCGCGAGGTGCTCGACATGACGAAGCTCGTCATGCGCGAGCTCGTGATCGGCTCGCTCGTGCTCGCGTTCGTGCAGTGGCTGATGATGGTCGGCTCGATGCTGCTCTGCGGCCTGCCGCTCATCCCGTGCATGGTCGCGATGGTCGTCGCGCGCGCGCACTTCGCGGCGCAGCTGTACCAGAAGTACGTCGAGCGCGGCGGCGCGCCGCTGCAGGTCGCGCATCCGCCCTCGGACGGGCCCGTCGCGCCGGCGCCGTCGACGTTCTGA
- a CDS encoding AgmX/PglI C-terminal domain-containing protein produces the protein MEDEFEIPELEPDAGPPPDAGTTTTARRPPPTRSWDDCTGEIAAAAASQVIREHNAQIRNCYERQLKQNPMLEGNMTLAVRIAPNGSVDGTQVTGSLRDRDVFACVRSVASHMRFPPPGGRDCAVVQVPFQFTPRH, from the coding sequence GTGGAGGACGAGTTCGAGATCCCGGAGCTCGAGCCCGACGCGGGCCCGCCGCCCGACGCGGGGACGACGACGACGGCGCGCCGACCGCCGCCGACGCGCAGCTGGGACGACTGCACCGGCGAGATCGCCGCCGCTGCGGCCTCGCAGGTCATCCGCGAGCACAACGCGCAGATCCGCAACTGCTACGAGCGCCAGCTCAAGCAGAACCCGATGCTCGAGGGCAACATGACGCTCGCGGTGCGCATCGCGCCGAACGGCAGCGTCGACGGCACGCAGGTGACGGGCTCGCTCCGCGATCGCGACGTGTTCGCGTGCGTGCGCAGCGTCGCGTCGCACATGCGCTTCCCGCCGCCGGGGGGGCGCGACTGCGCAGTCGTGCAGGTGCCCTTCCAGTTCACGCCCCGGCATTGA
- a CDS encoding PEGA domain-containing protein, producing MARAWALVLAGVIALGVVPARADAPHVVWIASAPEGEVAGRARRWQRRVARALERAGAEVTIEAEQWVLDEPGSAETRVARLADVERLVREAHDARAELDSHGALARLADAERIARSVLDVPGASAWYAEVQIALAVTAAELGQSGLAEAALARASTIDPSRVLGAAEAPPALVARAASIARAIATGPRGRFELRTDVPGAIVSLDGRVIGEAPARIETSVGAHVLRVDAPGHRAWARLVDVLEGARAPIAVTLAPEPVLVAARSLRDASDAGALEHVASLLAELSRDGHAPRALWLVEASAGATDRALVVACRAEGCSEPVRIDVARVESALPHDPDLVGAPLGARALADARAWLDEPIPVAPPPPPAAEWWQEPWPWVIAGVVIAGAIGATIGATWPEPQQRETLIVDGREPWGVSR from the coding sequence GTGGCTCGCGCTTGGGCGCTGGTGTTGGCCGGTGTGATCGCGCTCGGCGTGGTGCCGGCCCGCGCCGATGCGCCTCACGTCGTGTGGATCGCGTCGGCGCCCGAGGGCGAGGTCGCGGGGCGCGCGCGTCGCTGGCAACGGCGCGTCGCGCGGGCGCTCGAGCGCGCCGGCGCGGAGGTGACGATCGAGGCCGAGCAGTGGGTGCTCGACGAGCCAGGCAGCGCGGAGACGCGCGTCGCGCGGCTCGCCGACGTGGAGCGTCTGGTGCGCGAGGCCCACGACGCGCGCGCCGAGCTCGACTCGCACGGCGCGCTCGCGCGGCTCGCCGACGCGGAGCGCATCGCGCGCTCGGTGCTCGACGTGCCGGGCGCGAGCGCGTGGTACGCGGAGGTGCAGATCGCGCTCGCGGTGACGGCCGCGGAGCTCGGGCAGTCGGGGCTCGCCGAGGCGGCGCTCGCGCGCGCGAGCACGATCGATCCGAGCCGCGTGCTCGGCGCCGCCGAAGCACCTCCGGCGCTCGTCGCGCGCGCCGCGTCGATCGCACGCGCGATCGCGACCGGGCCTCGCGGCCGCTTCGAGCTGCGCACCGACGTGCCGGGCGCGATCGTGTCGCTCGACGGACGTGTGATCGGTGAGGCACCGGCGCGCATCGAGACCAGCGTCGGCGCGCACGTGCTGCGGGTCGACGCGCCGGGCCATCGTGCGTGGGCGCGCCTCGTCGACGTGCTCGAGGGCGCGCGGGCGCCGATCGCGGTGACGCTCGCGCCCGAGCCCGTCCTCGTCGCGGCGCGCTCGCTGCGCGATGCGAGCGATGCCGGCGCGCTCGAGCACGTCGCGTCGCTCCTCGCCGAGCTCTCGCGCGACGGGCATGCGCCGCGCGCGCTCTGGCTGGTGGAGGCGAGCGCGGGCGCGACCGATCGCGCGCTCGTCGTCGCGTGTCGCGCCGAGGGCTGCAGCGAGCCGGTGCGGATCGACGTGGCGCGCGTGGAGTCGGCGCTGCCGCACGATCCCGATCTCGTCGGCGCGCCGCTCGGGGCGAGGGCGCTCGCCGATGCCCGTGCCTGGCTCGACGAGCCCATCCCCGTCGCGCCGCCGCCTCCGCCCGCGGCCGAGTGGTGGCAGGAGCCGTGGCCCTGGGTGATCGCGGGCGTCGTGATCGCGGGCGCGATCGGCGCGACGATCGGCGCGACGTGGCCCGAGCCGCAGCAGCGCGAGACGCTGATCGTCGACGGACGCGAGCCGTGGGGCGTGTCGCGCTGA
- a CDS encoding pyruvate dehydrogenase complex dihydrolipoamide acetyltransferase produces the protein MAKIIGLPKLSPTMEEGTLARWAKKEGDAIGIDDLVAEIETDKATMEWRSFDKGVLLKVLAPEGATLKPEQPVAIFGNAGEDITALLAQVKSGAAGAAPSMPDAPKPEQPHSAPVAPGAMTPSPNTPASTARPSTPPEKAPTAPPPVVQNGVQQVTNGHDGRVRASPLVRALAREHDVDLRGVQGTGPGGRIIKRDVDEVLSRPKPAPVAEAKAPAAHVFVPLQTSFERHPPAEQPLTQMRKTIARRLVESKQNVPHFYLTIDVDADPINDARARINAELEKSGEKVSVNDLLIKACAIALRRVPAVNRSFAGDKILQHQVVDISVAVAVPDGLLTPVVRDADRKGVVEIGREVRELAKKARDKKLKPEEMQGGTFSISNLGMFGIEDFSAVINPPEGAILAVGVVREEPVVKNGAVVPGRRLRMTMSCDHRVVDGAVGAEWLAALKKIIEAPITMLM, from the coding sequence TCATCGGGCTCCCGAAGCTCTCTCCGACGATGGAGGAGGGCACGCTCGCGCGCTGGGCCAAGAAGGAAGGCGACGCGATCGGCATCGACGACCTCGTGGCGGAGATCGAGACCGACAAGGCCACGATGGAGTGGCGCTCGTTCGACAAGGGCGTGCTGCTGAAGGTGCTCGCGCCCGAGGGCGCGACGCTCAAGCCGGAGCAGCCGGTCGCGATCTTCGGCAACGCGGGCGAGGACATCACCGCGCTGCTCGCGCAGGTGAAGAGCGGCGCGGCCGGAGCGGCGCCCTCGATGCCCGACGCGCCGAAGCCCGAGCAGCCGCACAGCGCGCCGGTCGCGCCGGGGGCGATGACGCCCTCGCCGAACACGCCCGCGAGCACGGCGCGTCCGTCGACGCCTCCGGAGAAGGCGCCGACCGCGCCGCCGCCGGTGGTGCAGAACGGCGTGCAGCAGGTCACGAACGGGCACGACGGACGGGTGCGCGCGTCGCCGCTGGTGCGTGCGCTGGCGCGCGAGCACGACGTGGATCTGCGCGGCGTGCAGGGCACCGGGCCCGGCGGTCGGATCATCAAGCGCGACGTCGACGAGGTGCTCTCGCGACCGAAGCCCGCGCCGGTGGCGGAAGCGAAGGCCCCGGCCGCGCACGTGTTCGTGCCGCTGCAGACGAGCTTCGAGCGCCATCCGCCCGCGGAGCAGCCGCTCACCCAGATGCGCAAGACGATCGCGCGGCGGCTCGTCGAGTCGAAGCAGAACGTCCCGCACTTCTATCTGACGATCGACGTCGACGCGGATCCGATCAACGACGCGCGCGCCCGGATCAACGCCGAGCTCGAGAAGAGCGGCGAGAAGGTCTCGGTCAACGATCTGCTGATCAAGGCGTGCGCGATCGCGCTGCGCCGCGTGCCGGCGGTGAATCGGTCGTTCGCGGGCGACAAGATCCTGCAGCACCAGGTCGTCGACATCTCGGTCGCGGTCGCGGTGCCCGACGGGCTGCTCACGCCGGTGGTGCGCGACGCGGATCGCAAGGGCGTCGTCGAGATCGGGCGCGAGGTGCGCGAGCTCGCGAAGAAGGCGCGCGACAAGAAGCTGAAGCCCGAGGAGATGCAGGGCGGCACGTTCTCGATCTCGAACCTCGGCATGTTCGGCATCGAAGACTTCTCGGCGGTGATCAATCCGCCCGAGGGCGCGATCCTCGCGGTCGGCGTGGTGCGCGAAGAGCCGGTCGTGAAGAACGGCGCGGTTGTGCCGGGGCGGCGCCTGCGAATGACGATGTCGTGCGATCACCGCGTGGTGGACGGCGCGGTCGGCGCGGAGTGGCTCGCGGCGCTGAAGAAGATCATCGAGGCGCCGATCACGATGCTGATGTGA